The nucleotide sequence CACATGCAGGGTTTCCAGCCCGTGATTAAACATAAAGGTGTTAAACGGTGACGGGCTGGTGCCGAGATCGCGCATCAACTGAACCCGAGCCTTGATGATATAAGCCATGTTGCCGAACTTTTCCGTGTAACACAGCCCGTGGTAACTGCTGTCGGGCTCGGTCAATTCAGGATAACGGCCATTGCTCCAGTCAAACCTTCCACTGTCAACGATCACACCGCCAACGCTGGTGGCATGGCCATCAATATATTTGGTAGCCGAATGGATGACAATGTCGGCACCGTGCTCAAAGGGGCGACACAGATAGGGGGTGCCAAAGGTATTGTCGATAACCAACGGCACCTGCATCTCTTTAGCAACGGCCGAGAACTTCTCAAAATCAAGCACATTAAGGCCGGGATTGCCGATAGTCTCGGCAAACAACACCTTGGTTTCCGGGCGAAAATGGCTTTTAATCTCTTCAATACTGGCTTCCGGATCAACGAAAGTCACTTCAATCCCCATCTTCGGCAGGGTATTGTAAAACAGTGAATAGGTCCCACCATACAGGGTACCTGCCGTGACCACATGCTCACCACTGCGGCAGATATTAAGAATCGACAGGGTACTGGCCGCCTGACCTGAAGAGGTGGCCAGAGCGCCGACGCCCCCTTCCATCTCGGCCATCTTCTGCTCAAAAGCCGCCCAAGTGGGATTGCCGATACGGGTATACATGGGATCAAAGCAATCCAGATCAAACAAACTCGCCATATGATCGGCATTATCGTACTTAAAGGTGGTGCTCTGAACGATAGGCGTTACCCGCGGCTGCGCCGCCTCAGGACGATAGCCGCCCTGAATCGCCAGAGTCTCTACACTCCATTGCTCATCCATAGTTTCTACTCCTTTACTGAAACCCGACACAAGACCCAGCAGACCAAAGCCACTGATCTCGGGAAATAACATGTTGCAACAAGGCCCATGAGGCTAACGCGTTTTCGGTAAAAAGTCACTACGCAAAATCGCCCGGATTGGCGTTAAACAGGCGGCCAGCCTGCAGCGAAATCTATCATCTTCTACCCGTTAAGGTTGCCACGGCCACCATGCGATCATTTTTACCCTGTTGAACACGTTGGCCATAGACTAATCGGCTGTTTTTCTGCCTTTCGTGAAGTCAAATGTTGATTTCCGGCCCCGATTCTGGTTAGATATGAAGCTCATAATTTTGTATACAATTGTCATGTTGATTTTATTTATTCCATTGTTTTTTATAGTGAATTTCAATGAGTTGTCTTGGAGGAGTCTATGAATAAGTCTGTGGTCGTTTTCGGCCTTATCCTTACTGCGGGTCTTTTTTTCGCCACCAATACTCTGGCACAAGAGACTTTGACCGACGCGGATTGCGTCAAATGTCATATCAACGCCGTTAAAGATGTCGCGGCTCACGGTGCCGCGCATGCTGACATGGGCTGCCGCGATTGCCACCTGGAACACCCCCCGCTGGGTGATCGGGTCATCCCGCAATGTGCCCTGTGTCACGCACCCGAAGAAACCGCCCACTACACGCTGGATAACTGTGTCGGCTGCCACTATCCGCACCACCCTCTCGAAATCGATTTCACGGCTCTGGACAATGTCAAGCCGGCCTGTATTTCCTGTCACCCCGATCAGGGTGAAGAGATGGCCGCCCGTCCCAGTCTGCACTCCGAGCAGGACTGCAACGCCTGTCACAATGCCCACGGTCTGGCAGAGGGCCAATATCAAAATTGCCTTGATTGCCACGACGGGCACTCTGAAAGCATGACCGTCAACGATTGCACCCTGTGCCACAAACCCCACAGCCCGAAAGAGGTCACCTATAACGACCTGCCTTCGGATTTGTGCGCAGCTTGCCACGAAGACATTGCCGCCATGCTGGCCAAGTCGACCAAGAAGCACCACGAACTGACCTGTTCCGAGTGCCATGTCGATGAGCACATGACCATTACGCCGTGTATTGACTGCCATGGCAAGCCACACGGCATCATGCATGAAAAATATCCGACCTGCGTTGAGTGTCATATCGATCCCCACGCATTGGCCGAATAAACACCTGCATCGGCTGCTGCAATTCTAAAAAGCAGCAGCCGATGCAGCCTTTTCCATCTTCTTTTTGACGGTTGGTTTCCATGATGTGTAGTGCTCACGCAAAACGTCTGTCGGCAGGTCTGCTGCTGTTTATCTCGCTGGTGTTCTGCGCCTCATTGTGTTTTGGCGAGATCACCGCTGTTCCCTTGACGGGCGCCGACTGTATCAAATGCCATCACCAACCCTCCGTGGACATTCGCGATCATGGCGGTGCCCATCGTGATGACATGGGTTGCCTCGGCTGCCATGACAACCATCCGCCACTCGGCGACGCGATCATCCCCGAATGCAGCGATTGTCACAACGGCGATGATCACAAGCACTTTACACTTAAGAATTGCAGCAGCTGTCACAACCCTCATGCACCGGGCATCAACGACCTGAGCGCTCTTGATGAGCCAAAAGTCGCCTGCCTGAGCTGCCACGACGACGTCGGCACCACCATGGACAAGACACCGAGTCTACATGCCGAGCAGCAGTGCAACGACTGCCACACTGAGCACGGCACTGAGAAAGGTCAGTTCTCCACCTGTATTGATTGCCATGATAAACACAGTCCTGAGATGACCTATCAGGATTGCCTCGGCTGTCACCAGCCCCATGCGCCGACCACGTACCTGTGGGATAACGACACCCCGGCAGATCACTGTGCTGCATGCCACGAAGATCAGGTTAACGAGCTTCTAGCTAAAGGCGAAGCACACAGTTCCGATATCCACTGCAGTGATTGCCACACTGCCCACCCTCCTCACGAAGAGGGCGTGATTCCGTCCTGTGCCGACTGCCATGCACCGAGTGATCATCCCCATTACAAACTGGACAACTGCACGGCTTGCCACCGCCCGCACGCGCCATTGGAGATCGACCTGACCGCCGTATCACCGATCAAACCCGTGTGCATCTCCTGTCACGAAGCACCACAACAGGAGATGACCCAGTGGCCGAGTGCCCACAACGAAATGGATTGCAACGAGTGCCACCAGGAGCACGGTGAGGCCATGTCCTGTCTGGACTGTCACGACGGTCACAACGACACCATGTCATATCGCGACTGTCTGCGCTGCCACCAGCCTCACAGCCCTCTGGCATTGCGCTTTTCTCAAGCCGGCATCCGCTCTGACCTGTGCGGCAGTTGCCACCGCGGCCAGCTCAAACAACTGTCCGCCAACACCACCGGGCACGCTGATGTTCAATGCGTATTCTGCCACCGCCGCACACATAAAGTCATTTTGTCGTGCGACAACTGTCATGG is from Desulfuromonas acetoxidans DSM 684 and encodes:
- a CDS encoding cytochrome c3 family protein; the encoded protein is MNKSVVVFGLILTAGLFFATNTLAQETLTDADCVKCHINAVKDVAAHGAAHADMGCRDCHLEHPPLGDRVIPQCALCHAPEETAHYTLDNCVGCHYPHHPLEIDFTALDNVKPACISCHPDQGEEMAARPSLHSEQDCNACHNAHGLAEGQYQNCLDCHDGHSESMTVNDCTLCHKPHSPKEVTYNDLPSDLCAACHEDIAAMLAKSTKKHHELTCSECHVDEHMTITPCIDCHGKPHGIMHEKYPTCVECHIDPHALAE
- a CDS encoding O-acetylhomoserine aminocarboxypropyltransferase/cysteine synthase family protein → MDEQWSVETLAIQGGYRPEAAQPRVTPIVQSTTFKYDNADHMASLFDLDCFDPMYTRIGNPTWAAFEQKMAEMEGGVGALATSSGQAASTLSILNICRSGEHVVTAGTLYGGTYSLFYNTLPKMGIEVTFVDPEASIEEIKSHFRPETKVLFAETIGNPGLNVLDFEKFSAVAKEMQVPLVIDNTFGTPYLCRPFEHGADIVIHSATKYIDGHATSVGGVIVDSGRFDWSNGRYPELTEPDSSYHGLCYTEKFGNMAYIIKARVQLMRDLGTSPSPFNTFMFNHGLETLHVRMQRHCENALEVAKRLELHPKVKWVSYPGLPSHPSYERVQKYLPKGASGVLTFGIEGGVEAGRRFMESTKLIAMVVHVGDVRSCVLHPASTTHRQLSEEQQIASGVTPDLIRLSVGIENVEDIIADIDQALAKS
- a CDS encoding cytochrome c3 family protein, which encodes MMCSAHAKRLSAGLLLFISLVFCASLCFGEITAVPLTGADCIKCHHQPSVDIRDHGGAHRDDMGCLGCHDNHPPLGDAIIPECSDCHNGDDHKHFTLKNCSSCHNPHAPGINDLSALDEPKVACLSCHDDVGTTMDKTPSLHAEQQCNDCHTEHGTEKGQFSTCIDCHDKHSPEMTYQDCLGCHQPHAPTTYLWDNDTPADHCAACHEDQVNELLAKGEAHSSDIHCSDCHTAHPPHEEGVIPSCADCHAPSDHPHYKLDNCTACHRPHAPLEIDLTAVSPIKPVCISCHEAPQQEMTQWPSAHNEMDCNECHQEHGEAMSCLDCHDGHNDTMSYRDCLRCHQPHSPLALRFSQAGIRSDLCGSCHRGQLKQLSANTTGHADVQCVFCHRRTHKVILSCDNCHGEPHDSSIHQHFTDCGQCHNGPHNLKN